The sequence below is a genomic window from Uranotaenia lowii strain MFRU-FL chromosome 2, ASM2978415v1, whole genome shotgun sequence.
gtcgtgaaaaatgttttggtcAGTTGACAAAGGAATTTGTTTTCAATCGTCTTGAATCTTGCCATATGTCTTCTGGTAAGTGCAAATGAATGCTTCATTAtaactatttaatttttgatttaacaTCTTTCAGTAATCGCTGTGGCTGCAAGTGCTCTTCCGTTGGAACTGGTGGTGGTCATTCGTTCTTTGGTTCGAGTCCCACCGTAGGATGTCCGGGTTATAATGTCCGGGTTTATAAACGCAACGAAATTACGCAAggtaaattatttatcaatatcataattttctatttttattattgatttttttctattttctacaGGATCCCACAAAGCAACTCGCCGGCCAAAGGTCCCGCATTTTGTTTAGATTACGAATCAAGTGTAGTGTGTGGCGaaagatattaaaaataaattttatttacgataaattcattttattttcattttactgCCCAgaataaatacttaaaaattagTAGAAGAGATCCAAATATCATTTAATAGCTTAACAAATTTTTCGTAGCTTCCATCCTCATAACATGTTGAACGTACTTGGAATTCACGTAAGTTGTACGTGATGTTCATAGAGCGAAAATTCCTATTAGGGGAgcgtttacttattttattcgtACAAGTTACGTGAatatcaattggataaaaattatgtagtttttcacgtagcagctacgtgcagattattttgggtgtgatagtcaatattttcaagtacCAATCGTACAAGGGGCTCCTCCAATGTACGCGCGACTAACAGGGTAAATAAAGATAAGGAAAAGAGAATACTCAAGACTTTTAAGCCGGTAGGAGATCTTCGGgaaacttttttatttgcaacgttataaaataattttgagttaaaaaccgTTTTTTAATACTATACATTCTCATTCTTAATCCCAATTCGTCAAtgcttttcaacaaaataacagaaacaCATGGTAACACATGGCAAACTGTGACTTGTCAATTTCGCTTGACTCCAGTTTTCACCACCATGTCCCCTATAATTCAGTTCCACTTGCTGCGGGAAGGTAGCTAGCTGGCTAATCATAGCAAAACATTTCACAGCTGCTATCAGTTCAGTTGCTTTCCGCTTCAATTTCTTTGTAGACCTGAGTGCGCAAAGCTCATATGCGACAATTCCTGCTATCGTCTTTATTGGTGGCagctttaaaaacaaaaaaatttccttatagCGTTCATCGAGCGATGGCTTCGGAACAAGTGCAACGCCCACGGGTTCTGGTAACCAACAAAGAGACCCCCCAGAAAGGGGTCGACCTCCTCAGGCAAAAGTAAGATCAGTTCTTgtgttaaaataattgtttgttttttttttcaaataacatattttaattttagatgtGAAGTATTTTTCCCGGAAAATCATCCGGCATCTCGTGAAGAAATCCTCAAGTTGGTCCCGGAAGCGGACGGGATAATGTGGGTTGGTCACTACGCACTGAACGGGGAAGTTTTAGATCTGGGAGTTCCCAAGTTGAAGGCCATATCAACCATGTCTGCCGGCATGGATTACGTGGATATAGCTGAATTTAAGCGTCGCAATTTCCCGCTGGGATACACTCCAACGGTTTTGAACGATGCCGTTGCGGACATAGCTATCGGGTTGATGATTGCCGCTGCCAGGCGGTTCCACGAAGGTCGCACTTTGATCGATAAATCTTTGTGGAAGGGAAATCCACAATGGCTTCTGGGCCGGGATATCAAAGGGAGCACCGTTGGAATCATAGGTCTCGGAGGAATTGGACAGACCATAGCTGAACGGTTGAAAGGATTCAATGTGGGACAGATTATCTACAGTGGAAGAAATCCCAAACCTGAGGGAGCCAAGCTAGGAGCCACCTTCGTTTCGCAGACAGGACTTCTGAAGGAAAGCGACTTTGTGTTCATAGCTGTTCCGTTAACTAACTCTACCCGGCACATGATCAATGCAACAACTCTGGCGCAGATGAAACCCACTGCTGTTCTTGTCAATATTGCCCGGGGAGAAATCATCGATCAGGATGCACTCGTGACAGCCTTGAAAAACGGAACGATCATGGCAGCCGGTTTGGATGTTATGACCCCGGAACCGCTACCAGCGGATCATGAGCTATTGAAACTGCCCAATGCCGGTAAGATGTAAATGGCTCTAGACTTGACTGTCACATTAACACCGAATCCATTTTGTTTCAGTAATTGTGCCCCACCTCGGATCCGCAACTAGGCGAACACGAGACGATATGTCGGTGATAGCGGCCCACAATGTGCTTGCCGGAATCGAAGGTTCTCCGATGTTGTCACCATATCCGTACTGAATTGTTATGCTTAACTTTGATGATAGATTTATACGACACGTGTTACTGAtactttttggaaatttttaacgtTAAGGGTCCAattatgagagaaaaaaaatattcatatgaaacgcaaaaaatttcaatattgcaTGAGAAATCCTTTTATTTTAGCAAAACGAACTGAGACCTGGGACATACAAgtttagacatgagacctgagtccTAAGGAGTGATGACATAAACATGAGACAAAAGACAATAACTaggagacctgaaacctgaaacCAAAGACCTGAGAACTAAGAGCAgggacttgagacatgagacctgagacaaggaACCTTTGACTGTAGACCTTAGACATGAtacttgagacatgagatctgagaaatgagacaaaatTATTGAGAACTATGATCTAAGACCTTGGACTTGatacatgaaacctgagacatggaacctCGGACATTAGACACGTGACCTAAGAATTGGAGACATGAGTCCTgagcagacttgtaaaccatcgacattctctctgacagtcgcacagcctgcttccATCAATTTCGCTGTTCtcgccatcaaacgaatgcgactgAATACTTACGCAACAGCCGACTACTATCAGTCGAAATGTCACGCATTCCCCTATGCGTGATTGTCGAATGAAATTTCGTGTCATGGTACACGAGAACGatgatttgatggtcaaacgaccaaaattcccgacagtttatgACGTCGCCTGTccctttcacgcagcagaaacTATAGGCTCAATAAACGAAGGAGATCCTTTCTGTTCACTCCCTCCTGCTTAAAAAATATCCGCTGCTGAACAGTGCCGGGcgtgtttggatgtgttggtcgaacaatgtcgAATGATTGATTTGCAACGCATGGAATGatagtcaaacgactaaccactacaaatatccgaaatatcatttgacattttttgctctccgatcaaacgatagCGTATCAATGATAATCAAGAGAGATGTGTTTGTGACCGTctccgaaaaatttcaaacgatggtgaccgcTTACAAGACTggtcctgagacctgagacttgagacatgagatatgaaacCTGAGGCCTAAGAAATGATACAACAaatttgagacctgaaacctgagacctaagaTCGGAGACCTAGGAAGTGAGACGTTAGATCTGAGACCTTAGGATTGGAGAAATGACATGAAACGTAAGATTTCAGATCTGTAATCCGAGATCGAAGACTTGGGAACCTAGGCCTGAGACCTAAGATCTGATACCTgggacatgaaacatgagatttAAGAAGTAGAATCAAGAGGTCAGACCTGAGAGATTATCAAGTATCCCTTGAGACATAAGACGAAAGACTGAGGCATTTCGCTTGTAAGATCGAATCAACGTCAGGGCAAAAAGTTAAGTTTTACTCAGTCATGAAACCTGGAAGTTTCATGCAAGGATCTGTTCTAAGTAAAGCGTAGTTCACCACTTACGCAATAGTAtatattttttggtaaaaacaaCGGTTTGGTTACATTCCGAATTGCTAATGAAAGGGTTTGGAAAAAACAGTGCACAATTTGTTTAAGCTTCTTCAATTGTATCGACAATATTTCGGAAACGCGTTAAtatgaaattctgaaaaaaaaaatctgtaagatAGGGTAGTTCTCTCATAATCAACACAAGGGATAACACAAAATGATTCATGTCCGATCACAAGAAACGTAGCTAtcttcaaaagaatttttttttatttctaaatgaactaagcacATTACCCGGGAAACTACGAGTTTGCTAATTTATTTTACCAAAGTTTCGAAGTTTATTCGGTAAAAATCACCGATTTTTCGGTAACAATACCCGTTAATGCGCTAAAATTTTCGAACATCCAGTAAAAAACACCAAATTGGTAACCTTTCTACAGTTTTTTCGGTCAATATTGCTGTATTTCGGTAATAACTAGGTACCAAGCTGCAGTTCCCTTAGCAGATTGTTCAGTGAAGCTTTTCCGGCGATTCCCGTTTAATGTGTGAGTTAAAACCCCGTGCAAGAAAAACgtgttattttttgaaaatccctGCGTGGTAATTCCGAGAAATTGTGTAATAAATCGTACAAATTccgaaatttatatattttttcaaaaaattactaaGGATTAGTTTTGAGACTGGAGAGATAAAACCAAAGGTCtaagggtacgaacacagtgagcgcgaagcgaactgcgaagcgaaatattcattcaccggatgaatttcgcaagttcgcttttgaaggccggccacagtgcacgcgaattgcgaagcggttcaacactgaaaaaaaccttcggtgttgcaaaaattaatcacatatgaaaaaatctttgcaaattaacaaaactgtgagcgagggatacgcaccgcgcaaaaaaaaaccaatccgcgttaattccggaaaactcaatcaattagtaacagtcgaattttgcagtctgacgctatgaaacacgccatcttaaaatccaatacggtggcttccgttcaactttaaaataattttaatgactgaaaatcgcaaaaaaaatcttctaaaactatgacataaatataacaaaattttgaaaaaaaatacaatataataataacaaatattacgaaacgctgacaaaactttaataaaaatatggcaatggtgataaaaatattacaaaaatattagaaaaatataccaaatctatgataaatttgacattgaaatgacaaagccatgaccaaatttaaaaaaaaaaaactgacaaaaattaataaaagttgactgaataataacaacaaattagtaataatgccaaaactcgaaattaaaaactttgacaaatatttgacaacattatggaaaatatgaaaaatgaaataaaaatatgacaaatataataactaatcaaaaattacaaatacagaccccgttcgtttttggcaacacgcccgaaaatttcatgttgccaaaatcgaacggttttttttgtcactttttcatttttgatttttaattcaaattagtcaaaatttatgtaaaaccttatattagcatacaatttttcaatttgactcaattatattagttatgagcattaaacatggaaaaattcatgtttttactgtttaaaactatcataattaagccgaatgaaaaaatttcatgctaatattatatacgttttacattaatttttatttgtttaaaatgaaaataaaaaataaaaaaaaagacaaaaaaacgtcttttttggatgttgccaaaaacgaacggtttttgctcggatgataaaaatatatgcaacaaaagtatgaaaaaatgttacaaaactatgataaaacaaaactatgacaattgacaaaggttgtcatagtactgtaagatttttgtcattttattttaatttttgtcataattttgtcatg
It includes:
- the LOC129749129 gene encoding glyoxylate reductase/hydroxypyruvate reductase-like isoform X1, with the translated sequence MRQFLLSSLLVAALKTKKFPYSVHRAMASEQVQRPRVLVTNKETPQKGVDLLRQKCEVFFPENHPASREEILKLVPEADGIMWVGHYALNGEVLDLGVPKLKAISTMSAGMDYVDIAEFKRRNFPLGYTPTVLNDAVADIAIGLMIAAARRFHEGRTLIDKSLWKGNPQWLLGRDIKGSTVGIIGLGGIGQTIAERLKGFNVGQIIYSGRNPKPEGAKLGATFVSQTGLLKESDFVFIAVPLTNSTRHMINATTLAQMKPTAVLVNIARGEIIDQDALVTALKNGTIMAAGLDVMTPEPLPADHELLKLPNAVIVPHLGSATRRTRDDMSVIAAHNVLAGIEGSPMLSPYPY
- the LOC129749129 gene encoding glyoxylate reductase/hydroxypyruvate reductase-like isoform X2, whose translation is MISDLRIVLLVTMATSVHRAMASEQVQRPRVLVTNKETPQKGVDLLRQKCEVFFPENHPASREEILKLVPEADGIMWVGHYALNGEVLDLGVPKLKAISTMSAGMDYVDIAEFKRRNFPLGYTPTVLNDAVADIAIGLMIAAARRFHEGRTLIDKSLWKGNPQWLLGRDIKGSTVGIIGLGGIGQTIAERLKGFNVGQIIYSGRNPKPEGAKLGATFVSQTGLLKESDFVFIAVPLTNSTRHMINATTLAQMKPTAVLVNIARGEIIDQDALVTALKNGTIMAAGLDVMTPEPLPADHELLKLPNAVIVPHLGSATRRTRDDMSVIAAHNVLAGIEGSPMLSPYPY